The following are encoded together in the Hemicordylus capensis ecotype Gifberg chromosome 4, rHemCap1.1.pri, whole genome shotgun sequence genome:
- the OGFR gene encoding opioid growth factor receptor — translation MELFLMRTEDGQASEEEEEEEEEEGFWEYDSTWEDGDDDDEEKKEGDGEQLEEEQEKKGAEAAPASANTEEAGNQEKPQPPGCWRPSNARWARGSQAHQRRNFPLNSRRYKSTNGRNWMAARDMQRYRRHYPDLEETDTDIQEEEMWNLSFYKNEIQFMPHGLFIEELLKKWQNDYATLEENHSYIQWLFPLREQGMNWRARLLTRAEIQAFRKSKQVMRRFIQAYKLMLGFYGIEMIDEETGELRRAENWSERFQNLNRYNHNNLRITRILKCLGEMGYEHYQVHLVKFFLRETLVHQKLPRVLQSALDYFMFTVRNRRQRRELVHFAWQHFEPKHEFVWGPRKRLLKFRPLSLELPASQRPEEEQEAARDGDAVREDETAPPNQTCTTGHAAGDLTVPVAKASTKPDVPSNDPVPDKANEIETTSTKEGDGEQANDDTEPQMGPATKPEASEMAHKSSSLVPAAKDKTEEGGNRESTPALSLQLEREGLAGESGNEDSESLKESKKRKLEMIRLSGESFGLQSPTDIEKISFNLEEVVIDKESPCSLLLAEEKAKLLAVEGDDGGSIDIKEAEPRDAMIKRRKVDKMAPNDDASEMTAKVDTSLDSFQGQIVSCTVPSTKGTDQSCQDKMKTINGSSIETLPECRIVDVDLLVNSKTTTEPGLPSDCSVPVQGTEQETTSTIEGEELESREILSAGKKEEEGGGSAEPEGGEAGKQVEEEADMNKALKAAESKNPAGKPEEGGLDLK, via the exons ATGGAGCTGTTTTTGATGCGGACGGAAGACGGCCAGgcaagtgaggaagaggaggaggaggaggaggaggaaggctttTGGGAGTACGACTCTACCTGGGAAGACGGCGACGACGACGAcgaggagaagaaagaaggggatggagagcagctggaggaagagcaggaaaagaAGGGAGCGGAGGCGGCTCCAGCCTCAGCAAATACAGAGGAGGCTGGAAATCAAGAGAAGCCCCAGCCACCTGGGTGCTGGCGGCCGTCCAACGCCAGGTGGGCCCGAGGTAGCCAG GCTCATCAAAGGCGAAATTTCCCCCTGAATTCTAGAAGATATAAG AGCACAAATGGACGCAACTGGATGGCAGCGAGAGATATGCAGAGATACAGGCGGCATTATCCA GATTTGGAAGAAACAGACACTGACATCCAAGAGGAGGAAATGTGGAATCTGAGCTTTTACAAAAATGAAATTCAGTTTATGCCTCACG GTCTCTTTATTGAAGAACTCCTTAAGAAGTGGCAGAATGACTATGCAACTCTGGAAGAAAACCATTCGTATATTCAGTG gttGTTTCCTTTGCGTGAGCAGGGGATGAACTGGCGGGCACGGCTTCTGACGCGCGCAGAGATCCAG GCCTTCAGAAAATCAAAGCAAGTCATGAGGAGGTTCATCCAGGCTTACAAGCTCATGCTGGGATTTTATGGCATTGAGATGATTGATGAGGAAACAGGAGAACTGAGAAGAGCGGAGAATTGGTCCGAGAGGTTCCAGAACCTCAACCG gtaTAACCATAATAATTTAAGGATCACTCGTATCTTGAAATGCCTGGGAGAGATGGGGTATGAACACTATCAAGTGCACCTGGTGAAGTTCTTTTTGAGGGAGACCCTGGTTCATCAGAAGCTCCCTCGGGTATTGCAGAGTGCCTTGGATTACTTCATGTTCACCGTCCGAAataggcggcagcggcgggagcTAGTTCACTTTGCATGGCAGCACTTTGAACCGAAGCACGAATTTGTCTGGGGCCCTCGCAAGAGACTCCTGAAATTCAGGCCTCTGTCCTTGGAGCTCCCAGCCAGCCAGAGACCCGAGGAAGAGCAAGAGGCTGCTAGAGATGGAGACGCTGTGAGAGAAGATGAAACTGCGCCTCCAAATCAGACTTGCACAACTGGCCATGCTGCTGGTGATCTGACTGTGCCTGTTGCCAAAGCTAGTACCAAGCCGGATGTTCCATCCAATGACCCTGTGCCAGACAAAGCTAATGAGATAGAAACTACCTCCACAAAAGAAGGTGACGGAGAACAGGCTAATGACGATACAGAACCCCAGATGGGGCCTGCGACCAAACCTGAGGCTTCAGAAATGGCACACAAGTCCAGCAGTCTTGTGCCAGCCGCAAAAGACAAGACAGAGGAGGGTGGCAATCGAGAAAGCACGCCTGCTTTGTCTCTCCAGTTGGAAAGAGAAGGTCTTGCAGGTGAGTCTGGGAATGAAGACAGCGAAAGTCTGAAGGAATCCAAGAAGAGGAAGCTTGAAATGATCCGGTTAAGTGGGGAAAGTTTTGGATTGCAAAGCCCCACTGACATCGAGAAGATCTCCTTTAACCTTGAAGAAGTTGTGATTGATAAGGAAAGTCCATGCAGTCTTCTGCTTGCAGAGGAGAAAGCGAAACTGCTGGCAGTTGAAGGAGACGACGGGGGCAGTATAGATATAAAGGAGGCTGAGCCGCGTGATGCAATGATAAAAAGACGCAAAGTCGATAAGATGGCACCTAATGATGATGCCTCGGAAATGACAGCAAAGGTGGACACGAGCCTGGACTCTTTCCAAGGCCAGATAGTAAGTTGCACAGTTCCTAGCACCAAGGGGACTGACCAGAGCTGCCAAGataaaatgaaaacaatcaaTGGTTCTTCTATAGAAACACTGCCTGAATGCAGAATAGTAGATGTGGATTTATTGGTTAATTCCAAGACTACTACTGAGCCTGGGCTTCCATCAGATTGCTCTGTTCCAGTCCAAGGGACTGAGCAAGAGACTACCTCCACAATAGAAGGTGAGGAATTGGAATCTAGGGAAATTCTTTCAGCCggtaaaaaggaggaggagggaggtggtagTGCAGAACCGGaaggaggagaggcaggaaaACAGGTAGAGGAGGAGGCAGATATGAATAAAGCACTAAAAGCAGCAGAGAGTAAAAACCCTGCAGGAAAGCCAGAAGAAGGAGGGTTGGATCTCAAATAA